Part of the Ignavibacteriales bacterium genome is shown below.
TTGTTCCGCAAGTCATTTTGATGAACAGACTACCAAAAAATTTTCAGAGATTGCATTTGTAATGATGACGGCGCTTGCCTTTCACTCTTTTTTTGATGGAATTGCTTTAACCATTCATGGGAATGCTGTAATTTTTGAAAATAACTCAATCTTTTTAGCAATTCTAATTCATAAATTTCCAGAAGGATTAGCCCTGGCTTCTTTAATGTTAGGTGCAAATTATCCAAAGAAAAAAATAATTCTAAATGTAATTTTTGTTGAACTGACTACTGTTGTGGGAGCTTTAATTGGAATTTTTCTGGTCGGGATGAATATTACTGATTTGGTATTTGGAGTAATAATGGCGCATATTGCAGGCGGATTTGTTTATCTTGCATTCCATGCTATACTCGGCGAAATGTTAAAACACCATACTAAATTAGTGATAACTTACTTTTCACTTGGTATGATATTGATATTAGTTACAAGATTATTGACTAATGCATTATAAATGTTATTTTGTTATTTGTATTTTTGAATGAGAAAAATTAGGTTGGAAAGGTGGCAGAGTGGTTGAATGCGGCAGTCTCGAAAACTGTTGTACCGGTTACGGTACCGGGGGTTCGAATCCCCCCCTTTCCGCTTTATTTCTATAACTACTTTATTGGAATCAGTTAATATTTTAATGAGTGCCAAAAACGTGACAATTTTTATACGAGTTTTAGGGAATTACTGGGATTATGGCTGCATCAAAAGTAACTTTGAGATTAATAAAAAGAAAGAAACACTCTTACTACCAACTTGATTATATAGATATTGATGGAAAATAAATGCGTCCAACTGTTGCTCAAAACAAAAAAGATGCAGAAGTGATTCAGGCAGAAGTATTAAGAAACCTTACACTTGGGAAACATGCGCTAATGACTGAAGAATAAAAATAATTAATCGTTCCTTAAAAAGTCATTTTAAGATTTGGAGTTGGTAAAACAGACTTCCAAAATCTAAAAAGCTGTCTTTGTAAGCTTTGAAAAAAAAAGGCAAAAAAGTTTTTCATTTTTCGCATCCACTTTTTGAAGTTAAATGCTGCCGCTGCTAACATTAAATTGATC
Proteins encoded:
- a CDS encoding ZIP family metal transporter; protein product: MRQLYYYTILKSIFVVISAIIGAVSTFSIKIDHHKLCSLISLSAGALLGAAAFAILPEAVVGLNILEIILSLISGYFVFWLISKYYFHVCPACSASHFDEQTTKKFSEIAFVMMTALAFHSFFDGIALTIHGNAVIFENNSIFLAILIHKFPEGLALASLMLGANYPKKKIILNVIFVELTTVVGALIGIFLVGMNITDLVFGVIMAHIAGGFVYLAFHAILGEMLKHHTKLVITYFSLGMILILVTRLLTNAL